Proteins found in one Scylla paramamosain isolate STU-SP2022 chromosome 44, ASM3559412v1, whole genome shotgun sequence genomic segment:
- the LOC135094197 gene encoding uncharacterized protein LOC135094197, translated as MAQWWWSVVVVVVLVAVPGATALRTEACRVTPSDIPGKMDVSCDCMQRLTKVDVSVSTLTINQTGCERPGLEVEWAELEAEVAPSKLVLVDARVYFTRQEAAPARPASISAVHFINCSFVELPAHAFQGLQLLREVRLLGGAAAVVRRGAFMGLPHLRVVEMVDASLGVVESGAWANLPALRDLILAHCSIEDLQSLAINLTSASTAEEEERTCGAARSPDRSRVLEVLSARQSAFRAPNMSLPDFGSQLLLYNNSIEVIQQRALSGDAFGFLILVGNVVGHLAPSALALELHSPCEVSAAMLVDNSLAGVEDGALAALRGRQGAPLRTFLALNNNTWSLTAPHAFTLHQDLLLFSAADNTFSCRCAALGWAATAPTTEVQHDLQEALVAHSVCRDGSRLAAFLAACRDTPALPPTHIVPPPTLTPSPSAPTLTPSQPTHTSSTSPDTTHIPSPSHPTHTATSSTSPDTTHIPSPSHPTHTSTTTTATSSTSPDTTHTPPPTHPTPTITPKPNSSGTPLALAPATLLTLLAARALL; from the exons ATGgcgcagtggtggtggagcgttgtggtggtggtggtgttggtggcggtgccCGGCGCAACGGCACTGAGGACTGAGGCGTGCCGGGTGACGCCCTCAGACATCCCGGGCAAGATGGACGTCTCCTGTGATTGCATGCAGCGCCTGACCAAG GTGGATGTGTCTGTGTCGACGCTCACCATCAACCAGACAGGGTGCGAGCGGCCCGGCCTGGAGGTGGAGTGGGCTGAGCTGGAGGCCGAGGTGGCGCCCTCTAAGCTGGTGCTGGTGGACGCGCGCGTGTACTTCACCAGGCAGGAGGCCGCCCCGGCCCGGCCCGCCTCCATCAGCGCCGTGCACTTCATCAACTGCTCCTTCGTGGAACTGCCCGCCCACGCTTTCCAGGGCCTGCAGTTGCTGCGCGAGGTGCGGCTGCTGGGCGGCGCGGCGGCCGTGGTGCGCCGCGGGGCCTTTATGGGACTGCCGCACCTCCgcgtggtggagatggtggacgCCAGCCTGGGCGTGGTGGAGAGCGGGGCGTGGGCCAACCTACCTGCGCTGCGGGACCTCATCTTGGCGCACTGCAGCATCGAGGACCTGCAGTCCCTGGCCATCAACCTGACCAGCGCCAGCaccgcggaggaggaggagcgcacGTGTGGGGCGGCGCGGAGCCCTGACCGCAGCCGTGTGCTGGAAGTGCTGTCTGCCCGCCAGAGTGCATTCCGCGCCCCCAACATGTCACTGCCGGACTTTGGGTCCCAGCTGCTGCTGTACAACAACAGCATCGAGGTGATACAGCAGCGCGCCCTCAGCGGCGACGCCTTCGGGTTCCTGATCTTGGTGGGCAACGTGGTGGGTCACCTGGCACCCTCCGCTCTGGCCCTGGAGCTGCACAGCCCATGCGAGGTCAGCGCCGCCATGCTGGTGGACAACAGCCTGGCGGGCGTGGAGGACGGGGCGCTGGCCGCGCTGCGAGGCAGACAGGGGGCGCCGCTTCGCACCTTCCTGGccctcaacaacaacacctgGAGCCTCACGGCGCCCCACGCCTTCACGCTGCACCAAGATCTGCTCCTCTTCTCGGCGGCAGACAACACCTTCTCCTGCCGCTGCGCAGCCCTGGGCTGGGCGGCCACTGCGCCCACCACGGAGGTGCAGCATGACCTGCAGGAGGCACTGGTGGCACATAGTGTTTGCCGGGACGGCTCAAGGCTGGCCGCCTTCCTTGCCGCCTGCAGAGACACGCCCGccctcccacccacacacattGTACCCCCGCCCACTCTGACCCCCTCACCCTCCGCacccaccctcaccccctcacagCCCACTCACACCTCTTCAACCTCACCTGACACCACCCACATCCCGTCTCCCTCACACCCCACCCACACTGCCACCTCTTCAACCTCACCCGACACCACCCACATCCCGTCTCCTTCACACCCAACCCACACATCCACtacaaccaccgccacctcttcaACCTCACCCGACACCACCCACACCCCGCCTCCCACACACCCTacccccaccatcaccccaAAGCCTAACTCCTCAGGCACGCCCCTCGCCCTGGCCCCCGCCACCCTCCTCACCCTGTTGGCTGCCCGTGCCTTGCTATAG
- the LOC135094198 gene encoding pancreatic lipase-related protein 2-like, with protein sequence MAPTLEAKKAVLFHLLNLNLLLDLGVDPPSSPTTILPPTAAPQSECHLVYGQTRCFSLQAPWVGPSRPVVRRPQSPEEIGTTFSLFTQQNYSVAVPLDPGRLSTILGAPFVPDQPFKIITHGYFSHGAVAWAETLKGELLRAQDQNVVVVDWSVGAMPPYTQAVANLRLVGEQLAYLIYSLSKFADVPIGAFHLIGHSLGAHLSGQAGTILQRTYGLKVPRITGLDPAEPYFNDTHPITRLETSDAEFVDVIHTDDSPILGFPLSIGMTQPIGHLDFFPNGGSQPGCDNGALNCHHTRAITYFTESIRQSCPFMAVACPSYQKFIDGECWGCKGDHPCSLMGLNASPITVPPRTSLYLETTAQSPHCGYHYRVSVTVSNSSEARSHLGEFAITHLRLEGHKDYSPVLKLSTQSHYYEAGTTQRRVILTRDIGKLQTLTLHFEDPTWLLPRFTKGIYIESVTVEPLGRDIRWKFCFDDSFQRLDRDYKLTLKNMC encoded by the exons atgGCGCCCACACTAGAGGCCAAGAAAGCAGTGTTATTTCATCTGCTTAATCTAAATCTCCTGCTGGACTTAGGCGTGGACCCCCCCTCGTCCCCCACCACCATCCTGCCCCCCACGGCCGCCCCCCAGTCCg AGTGCCACCTGGTGTACGGACAAACGCGGTGCTTCTCCTTGCAAGCCCCCTGGGTAGGCCCGTCGCGCCCCGTGGTTCGCCGGCCCCAGTCCCCGGAAGAAATAGGAACTACTTTCTCACTCTTCACGCAGCAGAATTATAGTGTGGCCGTG ccGCTCGATCCTGGCCGACTCAGCACTATTCTGGGGGCGCCTTTTGTTCCAGATCAGCCCTTCAAGATCATCACCCACGGGTACTTCTCTCACGGGGCGGTAGCTTGGGCTGAG ACGCTGAAGGGGGAGCTGCTGAGGGCGCAGGACCAgaatgttgtggtggtggactgGAGCGTGGGAGCAATGCCGCCCTATACGCAGGCTGTGGCGAACCTGCGGCTGGTGGGGGAGCAGCTGGCCTACCTCATCTACTCCCTCAGT AAATTTGCGGATGTCCCAATCGGCGCCTTCCACCTGATTGGCCACAGCTTGGGCGCGCACTTAAGCGGGCAAGCGGGGACTATCCTGCAGCGAACGTACGGTCTCAAAGTGCCGCGGATCACTGGCCTGGACCCCGCAGAGCCTTACTTCAACGACACGCACCCCATTACAAGACTGGAGACCTCTGATGCTGAGTTCGTTGATGTCATTCACACTGATGACTCGCCAATCCTCGGTTTTCCCCTTA gtaTAGGGATGACACAGCCTATCGGACATCTTGATTTCTTCCCCAACGGAGGCAGCCAACCGGGGTGTGATAATG GGGCACTCAACTGTCACCACACGCGGGCCATTACGTACTTCACGGAATCCATCAGGCAATCCTGTCCCTTCATGGCGGTAGCTTGTCCCTCCTACCAAAAGTTCATtgat gGCGAGTGTTGGGGCTGCAAGGGAGACCACCCCTGCTCTCTCATGGGACTGAATGCCTCCCCCATCACTGTGCCCCCCCGGACCTCCCTCTACCTGGAGACTACAGCCCAGAGCCCCCACTGTG GTTACCACTACAGGGTGAGCGTGACAGTCAGCAACAGCAGCGAGGCGCGGTCACACCTGGGGGAGTTCGCAATTACGCACTTAAGGTTGGAGGGACATAAGGACTACTCCCCCGTGCTCAAGCTGTCGACCCA ATCCCACTACTATGAGGCAGGAACCACGCAGCGCAGAGTGATACTAACGAGAGACATTGGTAAGCTACAGACGCTCACTCTACACTTTGAGGACCCAACCTGGCTGCTTCCTAGGTTCACGAAGGGCATCTATATAGAGTCAGTCACTGTGGAGCCTCTTGGAAGGGATATCAG gtgGAAGTTCTGCTTTGATGATTCCTTCCAGAGACTCGACAGAGATTACAAGCTGACACTCAAGAACATGtgttaa